The following are from one region of the Segatella oris genome:
- a CDS encoding LTA synthase family protein, whose amino-acid sequence MKRLLKSTFASPIALIINLLLAYLIYFFARLTYVLVNYSYFAEGIRNDAIGQWIKGSLMFDTTAILYTHIPYIILMLFPLWLKETSIYHHICKWLFVVVNAIALAINLADAVYFPFTLRRTTTSVFREFSNENNITGIILHNTLTHWYLLLVFGVIIWAVWKLYAMPRTDYRDFVSAKDRWLYTVKLFVCFALAGIATVAGCRGGLQSGVRPITISNANQFVERPTDCAVVLNTPFALIRTIGKSDFEIPPYYTSLYEAEKVYSPVYITIPKGQIKKKNIVILIVESFGREYIGGFNKDFFDGKYKGYTPNVDRLIEKSLVYRYSFCNGRKSIDGMPSILCSIPRFGEPFILTPASMNDYTGIPGLLSHWGYQTAFFHGANRGSMGFLAFSKKIGFQNYYGRQDYDEDPRFGGDKDFDGNWGIWDEPFLQYYCTKMGEMKEPFMTALFTVSSHDPFVVPNKYKNVYKEEHLPIQKCIRYTDMAIGKFFASASKQKWFKNTIFVLTSDHTNQSDHAQYKTDIGGFCSPIIIYDPSGDIKPQRVDGIAQQIDIMPTLLDYIGYHRPYIAFGTDLLGTPANETWAVNYLNGIYQYVKYGYVLQWDGKQTKAIYRLTDLLMEHNLVGKVKEQHQMETELKAIIYQYMYRMVKNKL is encoded by the coding sequence ATGAAACGCCTATTAAAATCAACATTCGCCTCGCCGATAGCATTGATTATCAACCTGCTGTTGGCCTATCTTATCTATTTTTTTGCACGCCTCACCTATGTGCTGGTAAACTACAGTTACTTTGCAGAAGGGATCAGGAATGATGCTATCGGTCAATGGATAAAGGGCAGTTTGATGTTTGACACCACAGCCATTCTCTACACACATATCCCCTATATCATCCTCATGCTCTTTCCCCTTTGGCTGAAAGAAACGTCGATATATCATCACATTTGTAAGTGGCTGTTTGTTGTTGTGAATGCCATTGCATTGGCTATCAACCTTGCCGATGCCGTTTACTTCCCTTTCACATTACGCCGAACGACCACAAGCGTATTCCGTGAATTTAGCAATGAGAACAACATTACAGGCATCATCCTCCATAACACGCTGACTCATTGGTATCTTCTCCTTGTGTTCGGCGTAATCATTTGGGCCGTATGGAAACTCTATGCCATGCCCCGCACCGACTATCGCGACTTTGTTTCAGCAAAAGATCGGTGGCTTTACACGGTCAAACTCTTTGTTTGCTTTGCGCTTGCAGGTATTGCTACTGTGGCAGGATGCCGTGGAGGACTGCAGTCGGGCGTGCGTCCTATCACCATAAGCAATGCAAATCAGTTTGTAGAACGACCCACTGACTGCGCTGTTGTGCTTAATACGCCGTTCGCATTAATACGTACTATTGGCAAATCTGACTTCGAAATACCTCCTTATTACACATCACTCTACGAGGCCGAAAAGGTCTATTCGCCCGTTTACATCACTATTCCGAAGGGACAAATCAAGAAGAAAAACATTGTTATTCTTATTGTTGAAAGCTTTGGAAGAGAATATATCGGTGGCTTTAACAAAGACTTTTTCGATGGTAAATACAAGGGATATACGCCCAATGTAGACCGTCTGATTGAGAAAAGTCTTGTCTATCGCTATTCATTCTGCAATGGACGAAAGAGCATTGACGGCATGCCTTCCATTCTTTGCAGCATTCCCCGCTTCGGTGAGCCCTTTATTCTTACGCCCGCTTCGATGAATGATTATACAGGCATACCTGGTCTTTTAAGTCATTGGGGCTATCAGACGGCATTCTTCCATGGGGCAAATCGCGGTTCAATGGGCTTTCTGGCATTCTCCAAAAAGATTGGTTTTCAAAACTATTATGGCCGCCAAGACTATGATGAAGACCCTCGCTTTGGTGGCGATAAGGACTTTGATGGCAACTGGGGAATATGGGATGAGCCTTTCCTTCAATACTATTGCACGAAGATGGGAGAGATGAAAGAGCCTTTCATGACGGCACTTTTCACTGTATCAAGCCACGACCCGTTCGTTGTTCCCAATAAATATAAGAACGTTTATAAGGAAGAACACCTGCCCATTCAAAAGTGCATACGCTACACCGACATGGCCATTGGCAAGTTCTTTGCCTCGGCAAGCAAGCAGAAATGGTTCAAGAACACTATCTTTGTGCTTACCAGTGACCACACCAACCAAAGTGATCATGCACAATATAAAACCGACATAGGAGGTTTCTGCTCACCTATTATTATATATGATCCGTCGGGTGACATCAAGCCTCAACGTGTGGATGGCATCGCACAGCAGATAGATATCATGCCAACACTACTTGATTATATAGGTTATCACCGGCCATATATAGCCTTTGGAACCGACCTTCTCGGCACACCTGCAAACGAAACATGGGCCGTGAACTATCTCAACGGCATCTATCAATACGTGAAATATGGTTATGTTCTGCAATGGGATGGCAAACAAACCAAGGCCATTTATCGTCTCACTGACCTGCTCATGGAACATAACCTCGTAGGAAAAGTGAAAGAACAGCACCAGATGGAGACCGAACTCAAGGCCATCATCTATCAATATATGTACCGAATGGTGAAGAATAAACTCTAA